The genomic segment CGAGCGATTTTTGCAAGATGATAAACGCTTCGTCTCTCCGGTCTGAGGCGTGGATCAGCCTCATCAGCAGCCGAAGGATCTCTCCATGACCGCCGATGCGGATGATATCGGGCATGCCAAGTACGCTTCCCAGGTGATCGGGTCGGACGAGCCGAAGTTCGGCCTCTGAGCATTCCGCGCGCGTCTTGAAGTTGACGGGGACATCCGCGAACGATGCATCGTCCATGACGTCGAAGTGGATATGCGGCATCCAGCATTCGCCCGAAGAGCCGACAAATTCGTGCTCGACGCCAGGCTTCAGCAGCAGAATGTCGCCGGGGATGAGCGTGTGCATCCGATCCTCGATTCGCAGCCGCAGCTCGCCTTTTTCTAAATAGAGCAATTCGTAGTCGAAAATCATGCGCGGCTTGAGCTTCATGCCGACGGCGCGATGGTTCCAGGCACGGCGAACGTTGGGAGACATCTGTCTCAGCAGCTCGCGCACGGTGTCGGGTGAAGCAGTCATGATTTTTCCTCCTCGATTAAAAAGCAAGATCGGTTAAATAATCACAATCCGCAATAAGGAACATTTCCCGATGGTTTGCTAAAATCATTGCTGCAAGCGCATTCACATTTAGCAATCTTTATTATAATCCCGCACGTCGATCCAGGCTACGGCTTGCGCGTGTCGATTGAGAAGGAGCTGGCTGAATTGAGCGGATTTAACGGACTGAACCTGGGGTTGGGCAATCTGGCGAGGCTGTCGGACGCAAAGACGAGATCGATCAGCGCCGAGAACTTTACGGGCGGCAAAGGACAGGGGGCCATGGCGGCGGAAGGGACGGGCGCTAATTGCGCGCGCGAGCTCGGCGTCGGCTGGAAGGTGTCGCCTTCCGTAGAAATCGAGCCGAATGAGACCTTCGTCATGGGCGAGATCGAAGGGCCCGGGGCTATCCAGCATATTTGGATGACAAACGCGCCGCACCAGTGGCGCAACATGATTTTGCGCTTCTATTGGGACGGCGAGGCGTCGCCTTCGGTCGAGGTGCCGATGTGCGACTTTTTCTGCAATGGCTGGCAGGAGCGCGCGGACGTCAATTCGCTGCCGATCGCCGTCAATCCGGCGGGCGGCTTCAACAGCTACTGGCAGATGCCTTTTCGCCGATCCGCACGCATCACGATGGAGAACCGCAATCCGGAAAAGGCCGTGCTCTACTACCAAATCGACTATACGCTAACCGAGGTGCCGGAGGACGCGGCATACTTCCATGCGCAATGGCGGCGCAGCAGCCCGGTCGCATACCAGGACGTGCACACAATCCTGGACGGAGTCCGCGGTAAAGGCCACTACGTCGGCGTCTACTTGGCGTGGCAGGTGAACAACACGGGCTGGTGGGGCGAAGGCGAGATCAAGTTCTATATGGATGGGGACAAGGAGCACCCGACGATCTGCGGCACGGGGACCGAGGATTACTTCGGCGGCGCCTGGAATTGGGAGCAGCCGCAGGGGACATATCGGACGTATTCGACCGCGTACATGGGCATGCACCAGGTCATCAAGCCTGACGGATTGTACCGCAGCCAGCAGCGCTTCGGCATGTACAGGTGGCATGTGATGGATCCGATCCGCTTCGACAGCGACTTGCGGGTGACGATCCAGGACCTGGGCTGGCGCTCGGGCGGCCGGTATTTGCCGCAGCAGAGCGATATCGCGTCGACAGCGTTCTGGTACCAGTCCGAACCGCACGCGCCGCACCCGACGCTGCCGGACAACGATGCGCGGGAGGTCATCTAGCGGAATGCAGGAAGCGCGGGGGGGCGGGGAACGGAGGACGGATTGGTTCTATATTTTAAGCGCTGCCGGGCTCCGTTACGCGGGGACCCGCATGCAGACGATGAAATAGCGATGTGCCAACGTCTTTTTCGGGCGGAAGCGGTGGTTCGGCGCGAAATAGTAGCCTGCAGCGCGAATAACGATATGCGGTGCGTCTTATTCGAGCGAACCCAAAGAGCGGCACGCCGTCCAACCGGATCCGGAATCCGGCGGACGGCGTGCCGCTCTTGACGTTACAGCGCCGGCGCCGCTCCGCCGTCGATGTTGACAGAGGTGCCCGATACGTAAGAGGCCGCGCCGGATACGAGGAACGCAATCACACGCGCAGCCTCTTCGGTGTCGCCGATACGGCCGAGCGGGATGCCGTGCTTCGGATCGCGCGCGTACTGCTCCCACGGCACCTCCGGCGCTTCGCGCTGCCACTTGGCCTCGATCTGGCTGCTGCGGATGAGCCCGATGCAGACGGTGTTGACGCGGATGCCGTCGGCAGCCAGATCGCGGCTGAGCGCCTTTGTCAGCGCGAGACCCGCAGCGCGGCTGACCGAGGTCGGCAGCGAGGAAGGGCCCGGCGTCTTGGCGAAGGCGGCGGTGACGTTGACGATGGCGCCCGTACCGCTGCGCTTCAAATATGGCAGCGCAGACTGCGTGAAGCGGATGGCGCCGAACAGCTTCAGATCCAGATCGTCCCGCCAGACGGCGGGCTCGACCTTTTCGAATGGCGCCGCGTTCGACGTCCCCGCGTTGTTGACCAGAATATCGATGCCGCCGAAGCGCTCCGCCGCCTTGACGACCGTATATTCCACGTCGCTGTCGCTCGTTACGTCGGCGACGATCGCCAGCGGCTCATGCCCCGTTTTTTCCTTGATGAGCGCTTCCGCCTTTTCCAGCTCTTCCGCCCCGCGGGCGACGATGACGACGTTCGCGCCCTCCTCCGCCAGCAGCAGGGCCGTATGCAGCCCGATCCCCTTGCTCCCGCCCGTAATAATCGCGGTCTTGCCTCGCAGTCCCAAGTCCATAATCGTACCTCCTCGTTAGCTATGCACTTGCGCTTGTCCCGCGTTGCCGTCCGACTTCTGTTCGAGCGCCGTCCGCAGCACCTTTTCCACCTTGGACAAATGCAGCCCGATCCGCTCCGAAGCCCGTTCTGAGTCCCGCGTCTCGATTGCCTCGTAGATACCGCGATGCTCCTCCAGCAGCCTGGAAGCCTCGGCCTGCTCCTGATAAAACCACAGCTCCCGCGTCCGCCCGATCGTCTCGGACAGCCGCTGCGAGATCGAATCCATCAGTTGGTTCAGCACGGGATTGCCCGAGGCTGCCGCTATCGCTTGATGAAACGCGAGATCTGCGCGTTCCCCGCCCTCGGCATCGTCCTCCCGGAGCGCCCGCTCCATCCGCGCCAAAATCTCGCGCAGCCTCGCAAGGTCGTCCTCGCCCCGCTTTAATGCCGCCAACTCGGCCGTCCCGCGCTCGAGTATTTTGCGTACCTCCAAAATCTCCATCACCGCTTCCGCGCCTTGGGAGAGATCGAAGAGAGAGCCCGTCGCCTCGCCGGGAAGCGACTTGGCCACATACGTCCCGCCGCCGTGCCGCACGTCCAGCCAGCCCATCGCTTTAAGCGCGCTAATCGCCTCCCGGATGGTCGAGCGGCCAACGCCGTAGGCTTCGGCAAGCTTTTCGAGAGAAGGCAGCTTCTGTCCGGGCACGAGCTCTCCGCGTTCCAGCTGCTGACGAATATGGCGCGAGACGATTTCATGTCCTTTTTGCGTCTCGATCTTGGTCGGTCGCATGTCCAGCGCTCCTTGCGTGTTCGATATCGTCGGACGGCGCTTATGGCCGTTGATAAGTATTAGCATAAATGATTTACCGGAAAAAGTCTTGGCGAGAGAGAGAGCGGCCGCGAGGGCGCGGGAACGGGAGGAGGTTCAACAGCTGTCTGCAAGCGGTCTTGACTGCGTTGAAGACGCAGTCCGCGGGAGGCGCAAGGAAGAAGCCGCGGCAAATCGCCGCGGCTCCCGAAACCATTATGAATTCTTTTTTTCCTCGGCGGACTTATGGTTCGTAAACGTCTCCTCGACCGAATCGACCATTTCCTCCACCGCTTCGCTCACCATGTCCGTCGCCATCAAATCTTCGTTGCCCTGCGGCGTCGGGGACGAGGCTTCGGTATAGGATTCGACGTCTCCGTCTTTGCGAATCATGGGAATCCCTCCTTTGGCATCATATCTATGATTACCCAGACCAGGCGCCCCATACCCATCCGGACACTTGCCGCAGAAAAAGGGATTTACGAAAAGGGAACAAACCGTTACAATAAAAGTCATCAGATGACCTGAACAATTAGGGGTGAAACGTAACATGGCGGAAAAGGCGCTTGCGTCCAAACTGCGTGCCATTGTCGGCGATCGTTACTATAGAGAGGATATGGAGGCCCGCGTCGCGCATTCTTACGATGGAACGCCGATGCTGCAGGCGCTTCCCGACGGCGTCGTCTATCCGGCTTCGACCGCAGAAGTCGCTGCTGTCATGAAGGTTCTGGCCGAGCACCGCGTGCCGCTGGTCAGCAGGGGCTCCGGATCGAACCTGTGCGGCGGCACGGTTCCGCTGGAGGGCGGCATCGTTATGGTCATGCACCGGATGAACCGCATTCTCGAGGTCGATCTCGAAAATCTGACGGCGACCGTGCAGCCGGGTCTCATCACGGCCGAGTTCATCGCGCACATCGAGTCGCTCGGGCTGTTCTATCCGCCGGATCCGAGCAGCATGCGCATCTCGACGATCGGAGGCAACATCGCGGAGTGCTCGGGCGGCTTGCGGGGGCTCAAGTACGGCACGACCAAGGACTACGTCATCGGCCTTGAAGCCGTGCTCGCGAGCGGCGAGATCATCCGCACGGGCGGCAAGCTGATGAAGGACGTGGCCGGCTACGACCTGACCAAGCTGCTGGTCGGCTCTGAGGGCACGCTGGCGATCATCACCGAGGCGACGCTGAAGCTCGTCCCGCCGCCGCGCGCCAAGAAGACGATGCTGGCGATGTACCGCGACCTGTACGGCGCGGCGCGCACCGTCTCGCGCATTATCGAGGCGCGGATCATTCCGGCGACGCTCGAGTTCATGGACAATCCGACGATCCGCGTCGTCGACGACTTCGCGAAGCTCGGCCTGCCGCTCGACATGGAGGCGATCCTTCTCATCGAGCAGGACGGCGATCCCGAAGCGGTGGAGCGGGACATCGCACTGATCGAGGAGATCTGCATCGCGGAGCGCGCCGACAGGGTGCAGGTGGCAGCCGACCGCGAGGAGGCGGAGCGGCTGCTGACCGCAAGGCGGAGCGCGTTCACCGCGCTCGCGCGGCTGCGTCCGACGACGATTCTCGAGGACGCGACCGTGCCGCGCTCGAAGATCGCGGACATGGTGCTGCGCATCAATGAGATCGCGCGCAAGTACAATGTTACGATCGCCACGTTCGGCCACGCCGGCGACGGCAACCTGCACCCGACGGCGACGACGGACGCGCGCGACCACGACGAGGTGCACCGGGTCGAGCAGGCATTCGCCGAAATTTTCGAAGCGTCCATCGAGCTCGGCGGCACGATAACGGGCGAGCACGGCGTCGGCATCGTCAAGGCGCCATATCTCGAGTGGAAGGTCGGGTCCGCGGGCCTCGACATGATGAAGGGCATCAAGCAGGCGTTCGATCCGCACAGGCTGCTTAACCCCGGCAAGCTGTTCGCCAAGGAGACGAGAAAAAGGGTGGTGCTGCAGCATGAGTAGTCAGACCTTCGGCAAGCCCGACATCGAGCATTCGAACCCGCTCGCGCGCACGATGCTGAAGAAGCTCGATTACGACCAGCTTACCAACTGCATGCGCTGCGGCTTCTGCCTGCCGGCTTGTCCGACCTTCCGCGAGACGGGCGTCGAGCCCGAATCGCCTCGCGGCCGGATCGCGCTCATGAAGGCCGTCGTAGACGGCGTAATGGAGCCCGACCAGGCGTTCGAGGACCAGATGAACCACTGTCTCGGCTGCCGCGCGTGCGAGCCGGTCTGCCCGGCCGACGTCAAGTACGGCCAACTGATCGAGCAGACGCGCGACGCCATCGAGGACCATGCCAAGCACGGCGCGATCGTGAGCGGGACGCGCAAGCTGTTTTTCCGCGGCGTATTCCCGCACCAGAACCGGATGAAGCTGCTGGGCCGGTCGCTCCGGCTGTACCAGAAGTCCGGTCTGCAAAAGGTTGCGCGCGGCACGGGCATCATGAAGCTGTTCCCCGCCCATATGCGGGAGATGGAGCAGATCTTGCCGGAAGCGGCGTCCCAGGGCGTCGTCGAGCGGATCGGCGAGCGCTACCCGGCCAAGGGTCAGCGGATCGCGACGGTCGCCTTGTTCAGAGGCTGCATTATGGACGTCCTGTTCGCCGACACCAACGTCAACACGGTGAAGCTGCTGTCCGAAGCGGGGTTCGACGTGGTTATCCCCAAGACGCAGGGCTGCTGCGGCGCGCTTCACGCGCATAGCGGAGAGATGGATCAGGCACGTGAGCTGGCTCGCGTCAACGTCAAAGCGTTCAAGGATGCCGGCGTCGACTATATCGTCAGCAATGCGGGCGGCTGCGGCGCCCTGCTCGTCGAGTACGATCACCTGCTGCACGAGGACGAGTCCTGGGCGGAAGACGCAGCCTGGTTCGCGAAGCGGGTCGTCGACATTAGCACCATCTTGGTGGATAAGGGTCGCGTGCCTGCCTTTGCTGAAGAGGCGGCTGAAGGCGCGGTGCCGGAGGCAGTCGCGGAGACAGGAGCTGCGGCAACGATCACGTATCAGGATTCCTGTCACCTGCGCAATGTCATGAAGGGCTCCACCGCGCCGCGCAAGCTCATGAAGTCGGTAAAGGGCGCGCACTTCTGCGAAATGCGGGATTCCGATCGCTGCTGCGGATCTGCGGGCATCTACAATGTCACGCAGCCCGAGATGGCCGGCCAGATTCTCGAGCACAAGATGGAGCATGCCAACGCCACGGAGGCGCAGTACTTGCTGACGAGCAATCCCGGCTGCCTGCTGCAGATGAAGCTGGGCATCGACAAGCACGGCCGCGGCGGTGACATGAAGGCGATGCATATCGTGGATTACTTGTACGAGCGGATCGCACGTCCCGGCGACGAGGCGTAATTAAATTTCGACGAATCGAATGCGGCGCGTGCGCACGGGCGGTCGAGCCTATATAATGATAGTTAAACAGTCTAGGAGGTTCGCCCCTTGAGGAAGTATAACTTCATCCGCCCGGTGCTGCTCATCGTGACCGCGCTGCTCGTCAGA from the Cohnella hashimotonis genome contains:
- a CDS encoding glycoside hydrolase family 172 protein, encoding MSGFNGLNLGLGNLARLSDAKTRSISAENFTGGKGQGAMAAEGTGANCARELGVGWKVSPSVEIEPNETFVMGEIEGPGAIQHIWMTNAPHQWRNMILRFYWDGEASPSVEVPMCDFFCNGWQERADVNSLPIAVNPAGGFNSYWQMPFRRSARITMENRNPEKAVLYYQIDYTLTEVPEDAAYFHAQWRRSSPVAYQDVHTILDGVRGKGHYVGVYLAWQVNNTGWWGEGEIKFYMDGDKEHPTICGTGTEDYFGGAWNWEQPQGTYRTYSTAYMGMHQVIKPDGLYRSQQRFGMYRWHVMDPIRFDSDLRVTIQDLGWRSGGRYLPQQSDIASTAFWYQSEPHAPHPTLPDNDAREVI
- a CDS encoding SDR family NAD(P)-dependent oxidoreductase; translation: MDLGLRGKTAIITGGSKGIGLHTALLLAEEGANVVIVARGAEELEKAEALIKEKTGHEPLAIVADVTSDSDVEYTVVKAAERFGGIDILVNNAGTSNAAPFEKVEPAVWRDDLDLKLFGAIRFTQSALPYLKRSGTGAIVNVTAAFAKTPGPSSLPTSVSRAAGLALTKALSRDLAADGIRVNTVCIGLIRSSQIEAKWQREAPEVPWEQYARDPKHGIPLGRIGDTEEAARVIAFLVSGAASYVSGTSVNIDGGAAPAL
- a CDS encoding AraC family transcriptional regulator; this translates as MTASPDTVRELLRQMSPNVRRAWNHRAVGMKLKPRMIFDYELLYLEKGELRLRIEDRMHTLIPGDILLLKPGVEHEFVGSSGECWMPHIHFDVMDDASFADVPVNFKTRAECSEAELRLVRPDHLGSVLGMPDIIRIGGHGEILRLLMRLIHASDRRDEAFIILQKSLVLHVLHLLLTGLEAQHKAHLSLHEKTLEQAVSFIIEHYNRTVSLEELSKLACLSVFHFSRLFKEKFGLSPQQYQIRQRIEKAKGFMIYGRRSLTSIAEEVGYGSVYAFSKAFKQAEGVSPRQYVRTYLGE
- a CDS encoding FAD-linked oxidase C-terminal domain-containing protein, coding for MAEKALASKLRAIVGDRYYREDMEARVAHSYDGTPMLQALPDGVVYPASTAEVAAVMKVLAEHRVPLVSRGSGSNLCGGTVPLEGGIVMVMHRMNRILEVDLENLTATVQPGLITAEFIAHIESLGLFYPPDPSSMRISTIGGNIAECSGGLRGLKYGTTKDYVIGLEAVLASGEIIRTGGKLMKDVAGYDLTKLLVGSEGTLAIITEATLKLVPPPRAKKTMLAMYRDLYGAARTVSRIIEARIIPATLEFMDNPTIRVVDDFAKLGLPLDMEAILLIEQDGDPEAVERDIALIEEICIAERADRVQVAADREEAERLLTARRSAFTALARLRPTTILEDATVPRSKIADMVLRINEIARKYNVTIATFGHAGDGNLHPTATTDARDHDEVHRVEQAFAEIFEASIELGGTITGEHGVGIVKAPYLEWKVGSAGLDMMKGIKQAFDPHRLLNPGKLFAKETRKRVVLQHE
- a CDS encoding FadR/GntR family transcriptional regulator; translated protein: MRPTKIETQKGHEIVSRHIRQQLERGELVPGQKLPSLEKLAEAYGVGRSTIREAISALKAMGWLDVRHGGGTYVAKSLPGEATGSLFDLSQGAEAVMEILEVRKILERGTAELAALKRGEDDLARLREILARMERALREDDAEGGERADLAFHQAIAAASGNPVLNQLMDSISQRLSETIGRTRELWFYQEQAEASRLLEEHRGIYEAIETRDSERASERIGLHLSKVEKVLRTALEQKSDGNAGQAQVHS
- a CDS encoding (Fe-S)-binding protein, with amino-acid sequence MSSQTFGKPDIEHSNPLARTMLKKLDYDQLTNCMRCGFCLPACPTFRETGVEPESPRGRIALMKAVVDGVMEPDQAFEDQMNHCLGCRACEPVCPADVKYGQLIEQTRDAIEDHAKHGAIVSGTRKLFFRGVFPHQNRMKLLGRSLRLYQKSGLQKVARGTGIMKLFPAHMREMEQILPEAASQGVVERIGERYPAKGQRIATVALFRGCIMDVLFADTNVNTVKLLSEAGFDVVIPKTQGCCGALHAHSGEMDQARELARVNVKAFKDAGVDYIVSNAGGCGALLVEYDHLLHEDESWAEDAAWFAKRVVDISTILVDKGRVPAFAEEAAEGAVPEAVAETGAAATITYQDSCHLRNVMKGSTAPRKLMKSVKGAHFCEMRDSDRCCGSAGIYNVTQPEMAGQILEHKMEHANATEAQYLLTSNPGCLLQMKLGIDKHGRGGDMKAMHIVDYLYERIARPGDEA